ATCGAGGCAATTGTTTCACAAGCAGCATCAGAATAATAAGCACCACCACGTTGTTGCAATTGTTCTGGTTTATGATCTAAGTTTTCATCTTTGTAAAGTTCAAATAATTCATGTTCCGTGCGTTTCACCTGCTGTGCTCTCGTTCCGATTGTGCGATATTCCTCTAACGAATGTTCTAACATCTCTTCTTCTTGATAATAATAACGATGATACGCACAAGGAATCATTTTCATTTGCTCTAATAAATCCCGTTCAAAGGGAATGTCATAAATATTTTTTGGTAAACCATTATCTTCTTCATACATTTTATCAATCAGTTCCATCGTTACATCCTGACCATTATTAGCGGCAACTTTATGCCAGTGGAAGTGATTTAAACCGGCAAATTTGTAAATTAATTCATCCGTTTGTTTGCCAATCAAACCTGGTTCAAGCATGGTTGCCATTACGGGTACATTACAAAGACCAATTACTTTATCCCATTTGCCATAGCGCACGACTGCTTCAGTTACCATGCCACTTGGATTTGCAAAATTGACTAACCAAGCATTTGGACACAGGCGTTTCATGTCTTCAACGATATCTAAAATAACCGGAACTGTCCGAAAAGCTTTGAACATACCACCAGCGCCATTTGTTTCTTGCCCTAACATACCGTAATACGCTGGAATGCGCTCATCTTTAACACGAGCATCTAATAGACCGACACGAAATTGCGTTGTGACAAAGTCTGCATCTTTTAATGCCTCTTTGCGATCTAAGGTTAAATGGATTTTCACATCATATGGTGAAGCATCCCACATTCGTTGTGCCATCGCCCCTACAATTTCTAATTTTTCTTTTCCGGCTTCGATATCCACTAACCAAATTTCAGAAATTGGTAGTTCATCATACCGTTTAATAAAGCCTTCCATTAATTCTGGTGTATAACTACTTCCGCCACCAATTGTCGCAATTTTTACGCCTTTTTTCATACCGACAGCTCCTTTGTTTACTTGATAATTTAATTATTGATGAGTTTTAGTCTAAAAACAATAGAATAACAACGAGTTGCTAAAACGTTTACAAATTAAAGAAAATTCATTTTATTTTTTGTAAATAAAATTTACAAATACGATATAATAATTGTAAATAAAGTTAAAAGAGGTTATTTATGCTGATTCAAGAAAAAATTCGCCAAACAAGTTTTTCTGATGCCGAACAAAATGTTGTCGCCTTCATTTTAAAGCGGCCCCAAAGTTTGAACTTAACTATTAAAGAAGTGGCAGAAGCGACTTTTGTTCATCCTTCCACCTTAATTCGTATTGCCAAAAAACTGGATTTTAAGGGTTGGGTCGAATTTAAAAATGCGTTTTTAAAAGAGCAAGACTATTTAACCCATCACTTTCAAACAGTCGATGCTAATCTTCCTTTCACGCCAAATGACGGTTTATTGCGCATCGCCAGTAAATTGGCTCAATTAGAACAAACGACCATTAGCGATACATTATCTTTAATACAACACGACACCTTAAAAATGGCAAAAGATCTTTTACTAAAGGCGCGTATCACAAGAATTTTTGGTAACAACGCCAATACATTAATCGCGCAAGACTTTGCTGTGAAAATGAATCGCATTGGAAAAATCGTTACTACCAGTCAAATCCAAGGGGAAACGGCCTATGAAGCCTATAATTTAACAAAAAATGATACGGCAATCTTAATTTCTTATACTGGCGAAAATAGCACTATCTTACAGACTGCTAAAATTTTAGCTGCACAAGAAGTACCTTTTATTGCAATTACCAGCATTGGCGATAATTCTTTAATGGAAATAGCAACTTGCACCTTACAAATGACAACAAGAGAACGCCTCTATTCAAAGATTGGTAATTTCACAACCAATCTATCGATCACGTATTTACTCGATGTCTTATACAGTGTTGTTTTTGCTGAAAATTACCAGCAAGAATTAGAACATCTAATTAAAATCGGGCAACAAATTGATCATCGTAAGATTAGTTCCACCATTATGTCCGAAAAAAATCAAGTTCCGGTTCAAATCCACGATTCCTTTACCCCAAACTAATGACTCAAATAAGTTTCAGGTGAAAAAGGCGAGCTGACGAAATAGTCAGCTCGTCTTATTTTCTTATGCTAAAGCTGTGATTAATTCATCACTACCACTGGCAACATTTGGTTTATCACTTTCTAAAATATCCAAATAGTCTGCTGAATTGGTTACGATGACTGGTGTTTCAACACTGTAACCTGCAGCTTGGATTGCTTTAATATCAAAGCTCATTAATTTTTGACCGCGTTTTACTTTATCCCCTTGCTTAACATGGGGTGTGAAGAATTTACCGTCTAGTTGTACAGTGTCAATTCCAATGTGAATTAATAATTCTAAACCATTATCAGAAACCAAGCCAATTGCATGTTTTGTCGGAAACAGTGTCATTACTGTACCGTCAAATGGTGCGACAACTTCACCACTTTCTGGTTGGATCAATACACCTTTACCTAAAATACCTTGAGCAAATGCTTCATCTTTTGATGTGCTTAGTGGCATGATGGCACCGTTAATTGGCGCTGTAACAATTTCTTTTCTAACTTCCATTGCGGCTTGTCCTTCTTCAACTTCGACTGTCTCATCTTTCCAGAAGAAGAAAGTTAGTGAGAAGCTGACACCGCAGGCTACTAAGACTGCAATTACTGCTGGGATAACAGTAGACGCATTACCTTCTGGGGTAATGAAGTTAAAGAAACCAAAGATTCCTAAACCCCCCATTGTGTAAGAAGTGACATCATTTAACATTAAAATCAATCCGCCGATTGCCCCACCAATCATAGAGAAAATAAACGGCGTCTTTTTCGGTAATGTAATCCCGTAAATAGCTGGTTCTGTTACCCCAAAAATACCTGAGATGATTGCTGGTGGACATAGTGCTTTTAATTTTTTGTCGCGAAGTTTGAAGAACATTGCTAAGACAACTGCTGTTTGTGAGAAGCTAGCAGCAAATGAACCTGTTAACACTTGTGAGAAACCTTCTTGTGTTACTTGCATAATTGCCAATGGTACAACTGACCAGTGTAATCCAAAGATTACCAACACTTGCCAGAAGAAACCTAAAATTGCACCATATAAAGCTGGTGAGAATGTCATTAACGCTTGGAAACCAGCACTTAATAAATCAGTTAGCATGCTAATGATTGGGCCAATAACTAAAAAGCCAACTGGCAATGAAATTAATAGTACAAAAAATGGTACTAAGAATGTTTGAACAACAGAAGGAATGACACGTTTCATCAATTTTTGTACTTGTGCAGCAAAGGCGATGATGAAAATTACCGGTACAACACTACTTGTATAATTTGCCCCTACCCAAGGAATACCTAAGAAAGTAGTAAATGCTGGCAAACCAAAGATACTATAAGGAGCAGCAGCGCCTTCTTCGACCAAGGCTTGTAATGCAGATCCTTGAATCGTTGGATAAACTAACGCCGCACCAATTGTAATCCCGATCATTGGATTTAAATTGAATTTTTTTGAAGCTGTATAACCTAAGATAACTGGCATAAAGTAAAAAATCGAATCCCCAATTGCATTTAGCATCATATAAGTGCCAGATTGCGCCGTGTAGGTAAACCAACCTAACGTTCCTAAGAAAACTAGTAATGCATTTAGCCCTTTAATCATACCTGCTGCAGCTAATGCGCCTAAGAATGGTTGGAAACAACCACTTAAGATATCAATTAAGCGGTTAAAGATATTGCCGTCACCGCTTGCTTCTTCTGTCTCACCTGAAATTCCCGCTACTTCTAAAACGTCTGCATAGACATCTGGAACGTGATTTCCGATTACAACTTGATATTGACCGCCACTTTTCATTACAGTTACGACGCCGTCCATATTTTTTAGGATATCATCGTTTGCTTTGCCTTCATCTTTTAACTTGAAGCGCAACCGCGTAATACAATGTGTCAAACTATTGATATTTTCTTTTCCGCCTACATTTTCAACAATTTTTTCGGCTAAATCGTGATATTTACCCACACTAATTCCTCCAGTTATTTTTATTTTTTGGTGGCTGTGCCACCTTCATTTTGACGATGGTTCATAATTCGGGATGCAAAAAAACGTAAATGGGTAGTGAAACGATAATAATAAACAGATTCTTCATCAAATTGAACTTTAAAATAATAGCTGACAATCCGAATAATTTCTTGCATCAATTCGGTCATTTCATAAACATTATCATTATCAATTTCAGTTTGGGCATTCACGAGATGTAAGGCAATAAATCCAGCCTCATCAACACCCAAATCAACTTTAAAACGTTTTTGAATCGTCGCCACAGCATCTTTACCAATGCTATATTCTGCCGTAAAAAAGCGTTTGATATCCCAAAGTAATAAATTGGGTACTCGTATTTTCTTTTTTACCCGTTCTACAGCAGTATGCAAGTGATCTGTTAAAGAGATATAAATGGAATCATTTAATGGTGCATTCAATTTTTCTTTACCACAATCAATTATTTCTGTTGCCAGTTCTAAATAACCAATTGGTACATCTTCTAATAGTTCTTGTAACTTGGCATTTAAATCTGTATTAGACAGTCGGTAAGTTTTATCCACTTGTCCTTCAACTACTTCATCGCCAATCTTTTTTTGAAATGCTATCCCCTTTCCCATCACGACAAGCTCGTTATTTCGCTTGTCAGTCGTAATAATTACGTTGTTATTTAAGATTTTTTTGATTTGCATCAGTGTCGGCCTCCACGTCACGCTTTAACTAATCTAAAATTAATCTTCAACTCATTTAGATTATAATTTGATGATACTAATAAGCGTTATCTTTGTCAACGCTTACATAAACTTTTTTGTTTCTTAATTCTATTTTTATTCCTCCCTTCAAAAAATGGACAAACAAAAAACCTAATGAGCGCGCACAAAATAAAGGCATCATCTCATTAGGTTTAGCTTGTATTTAAACAATCACTATCCATTTGTTTGGTCTATTTAATTTAAAGTTATTGTAACAGACGTTAGAAAGCGCTGTCAATGGCTATTGCAAATTTTATTCATTTTAATTCAAAAAATAGAAAATGGCAGGAATTTCTTTATCACCGGAAATCCTGCCATTTTATTTTTAATTAAACTTCACTACTTTGCAATTTATACATTGCAGCATATAATCCATCTTCTGCCAACAAGGTAGCATGATTTCCAGTTTCAACAATTTCACCTTTGTCTAATACTAAAATTAAATCAGCATCTTTAATCGTAGAGAGGCGGTGCGCAATGGCAATGGTCGTTCTACCTTTACGCATTTTGGCCAAACTAGCTTGAATCAAACTTTCTGTCTCAGTATCAATGTTTGCAGTTGCCTCGTCCAATACTAAGATTTTAGGATTTGTAACCATCGTCCGGGCAAAAGATAAAAGTTGGCGCTGGCCACTCGAATAACTCGCTCCTCTTTCAATTACTTTAGCGTGATAGTTTCCTGGCAGTTGATTAATGAATTTATCTGCTTGGACAAATTCTGCCGCTGCTTTAATTTCAGCGTCACTGATATTTGTATTTAACAAACGAATATTTGTGGCAATATCGCCATAAAACATGAAGGCGTCTTGTAAAACTAGACCCATTTTTTCTCGTAGTTCACTCATAGGGTAGTCTTTAATATTTTTATCATCGATCAAAACTTCCCCCGCGTGAAATTCATAAAAACGCATGAGAACATTAATGATCGAACTTTTCCCACTACCAGTATGCCCTACGAGTGCAATTGTTTGACCGGGATTAGCAACAAAGGAAATATCTTTTAACACATCATGCTTACCATCATAAGAAAAGCTAACATGACGAAATTCAATTTTCCCAGCGCCAATTTTAGCATTGGCCTTAGGATTTTGAGCTGGTGTTGCTTCTGTTGTGTCCATGATCTTCAAAATACGACTAGCCGCTACAATTCCGTCGGTGAAAACACTCAAAAAGTCCATCATTTGCGTCATAGGATTAAAAAATCCCTGCACATACGTGGTAAAAGCGTATATCATCCCCACCTCCACTGGAGAATCAAGCGCATCAAAGCCAAATAAAGATAAAGATAACGCAATTGCTAAAGCATATAACAAATTAATAATTGGTGCTAAAAGCAGTGAATTTGTTTTAATCATGGCAAAGCGTGTTTTTAAATAGTCATCATTGATTGTTTCAAATTCACTTTTCAGTCGCGCTTCTTGACGAAATTGTTGGATAATTTGCATTCCTGAAATAGATTCATTTAGCTTGGTATTTAATTGACTTAATTTTTCCCGCATTTGTCGATAAATTTTTGAACTGAATTTTTGATAATACCAAATGACGATTACTAAAATTGGTAAAAAGATTAAATTAATCAAAGCAATTTTTCGATTGATTGAAAACATCGCCACAAAAGATGAAATTATCGCAAAAATACCGGTAAGCACCATCAAAAAAACATACCAAAATTCAAACAATGTCTCCGTGTCATTGGTCACCCGAGAAACGATAGAACCAGCTGGTGTTTGATCAAAATAGCGCATTCCTAGCGTATGCAATTTTTCAAAAAGTTTTACACGGATATACTGAAATGTTTTCAGTGATGCCATGGAGTATAAAAACCATTGGAAAAACCAAATTGTCGCTTTTAACAGGACACCAAAAAAATACAGAGCAGCAAAAAAATAAATAATTTTTTGTGTAGCAGTTTTAGTGGTTAAGTAATCATCCATATAGGTTTGAATAATACGTGGTAGTAAAATATTGACAACTGCTAAGGCCAAGGCAAAAACGATCGCTACAATAAATGTTTTAGCAAAAGGCTTCGCAAATTTAAACATTCGTTTTACAATTTGTTTTTGCTCTTTAAATGAAAGTGATTTGGACCATGCAGATTCTTCCATTAAATATCCCCCCTAGTAATCTTGGCTTCAAGTTGCTGTTTGGCCCACATCTTAGCATACCAACCACCTAAAGCTAGTAATTCTTGATGCGTTCCCCGTTCTATTATTTGCCCTTCTTCAATTACGATGATTTCTTTAGCATGCATAACACTACTCAAACGATGGGCAGCAATAATGGTCGTTTTATTTTGCCGTGCGGCTTTTAAGTTGCTTAAAATCGCTTCTTCTGTTTTCGCATCAACCGCAGAAAGTGCATCATCTAAAATTAAAATTTCTGGTTTGGCAATTAACGCACGCGCGATGGATAATCGTTGTTTTTGCCCACCGGACAACGAAACACCTCGTTCTCCTACTAAGGTATCATAACCTGCTGGCATTTCTTCAATATCCGTGGCAATGTCGGCCAATTGCGCTGCCTGCGCAACTTCACTTTGTGGCAGGGTTGGGTCGATAAAACGGATATTGTCGCGAATCGTAGTCGAAAACAAAAAATGATCTTGTGGAACGTAGCCTAACGAGCCCAGCAAAGCATCTAAGGTGTAGTCTTTAATATTACGGCTACCAAATGTAATTTGACCTGCGTAATCATCAAATTCCCGCAGTAATAATTTCATAATCGTGGTCTTGCCACTACCGGTTTTCCCTACAATGCCTAATGTTTCACCTTCATTTACGACAAACTGCAAATTCTTTAGTGTTTCTTCTTTGCTATTGGGATAATAAAAACTGCGAATTGAAAATTCCAAAGTTCCTTTTGGCGCCTCATGAATTGCATTTTCTTTTTCAATAATATGTGTCTTGTTGCTTAATAACTCCGCTACCCGATCGTAACTGGCGTTGCCTCTTTCTAAAACATTAAAGAGTCGACCAATCGCAAACATCGGCCAAACTAACATCCCGATATAGCTTATAAATGATACCAACTGTCCAATTGTAATCGTATCATTCAAAATAAAATTCCCACCTATGATAATTGTTACAACGTAAGAAAGCCCAATAATTAATGTGATAAAAGGATCAAATAAGGCGTCTAAAAAATTGACTCGTTTATTTTTGACGATTGCATCATCAATCTTCCTTGAAAAATCAGCAATATCTTCTTGCTCTTGACCAAAAGTTTTTAAAACCTTCATCCCGGTAATGCTTTCTTGTGCCTTATCGTTAATATTTGAAAAAGCCTCCTGTGCATCCCGAAAAGCATCATGGAGTTTTGTGCCTAGTACACGTGAGGTCACTGCTAACAAAGGTAATGGTAATAATGCAATCAGCGTTAGCCGCCAATCGATAAATAAAATCATGGCAATAATAGTTATTCCACCGGTGATAAATGAGTCAGCAAAGGTTAATATTCCTGCGCCAGCAACATTTTGAATGGCGTTTAAATCATTGGTTGCATGGGCCATTAGATCTCCTGTACGGTGTTTCTGATAAAAGATTTGATCCATCTTCGTAAAATGATCAAAAAGCTGGCGTCTAAGATCTTTTTCCAAGCGAGCAGCACTGCCCCAGATATTAGTGCGCCAAATATAGCGAAAAATATATTGTGCGACAGCAGCTAAAACTAATACTACAACCCAACCTAAAATAATCTTTAAGTGAATATTATCTTCAGCAATTTCATCAATAATAATTCCAATTACTTTTGGGGGTATTAATTGAAAAATAGCCACTAAAATTAAAGATGTTACACCGATAATGTAGTGCTTTTTTTCCTGTTTAAAAAACCAACCTAACTTTTTAAAAATTGACATAAGTACCTCCTTTTAAATTCCTGCTATCTTTAACTATTACAAGAATAATTTGAAAATTCTATTTAAATTTTTTTGTACCTTTGAATAAAGGGCACAAAAAAGACGGACTGAAAAATTCAGCCCGTCACGACAGAAAACCAAAAGATTATTTTTTCCCTTGGTTTTTCATTTGCTGCATCATTTGACGAATTTTTTTCTCTGATGGTTTTTGGCCCATCGACATCATCATTGAACGTAACATTTCCTCGTTAACGGGAGGATTTTTTTCCAAATAGTCTTTCATATATTTACGGGCTAAGAAAAAGCCACCGACTGCACCTAGTAAAGCTGCAATAATTGCAATAAGTACTACGATTGATGTTGACATGAAAATCTCTCCTTTCTTCTATAGTCTCACTGTGTCATTTTACTAGAAAAGCAAGCAAATGAAAAGAGCTTTTCGCAAGGCAAAACAAAGTAAGCGTTTTCAAATTATAAAAAACATGCTATGCTAAATTTATAAATTTTTTTGAGGTGAGTGCAATGGAAGAAAAAACTTTAATTATTATTAAACCAGATGGCGTCAAACGTCATTTAGTCGGTCGTATTATCAGTCGCTTTGAAGAACGCATGCTGACAATTGAAGCAATGCGCTACGGTATGTTAACTAAAGAAACCGCCAAAGCCCACTATGCTCATCTTGCTGATAAGCCTTTTTTTCAAGATATTATTGACTACATGACATCAGGTCCTGTTGTTTTTATCGTTTTAAAAGGTGAAAATGCAATTGAAATGGTGCGTAAAATGATTGGATCGACTAATGCCTTAGAAGCTGCACCTGGCACAATTCGTGGCGATTTTGCCACCAATAAGTCGCAAAATGTTATTCACGCTTCTGACTGCGCTGCTGCAGCAGACGTGGAAATAAAACGCTTCTTTAGCAAAGCGCAGTTGGCGACAGCCAAACATTCCTCTTAAAAAAGACTTCACAAACTAGCTTTTAGTCACTAAGAACTAGTTTGTGAAGCTTTGAAAATTTTGCTTTATTAAAAGGTGAAGGCCGAAAAAAACTAGAAATGAATATTTCTTCTACGTGCTTTATTCACCTGAAAATTTTATACTCTCCTTATAATCTATAAAAAGTCAAATACCGCCCTACGCTTAGTTGTGGCGGTATTTGACTTTTTTATTTTAGAAATTTAAATTTATTGCGCCATAATTTTTTCTAATAAATCTGGATCAAAAACGCCGCTACGCAACATGGCAATTTCAAATTTATAAGGAGGCTTTTTATTTTTTTTATCTTCTCCAACATATGGCGTTTCAAGGATTTTAGGCAATGTTGCTAATTTTTCGTGATTGGCAATATAATGTAGTGCATTAAACCCAATTGTTCCAAAACCTAAATTGGCATGCCGGTCTTTTTTTGCACCGCGTATATTTTTAGAGTCGTTTAAATGAACGACTTTTAAACGTTCTAACCCGATCACGCGGTCAAATTCCGCTAACACGCCATCGAAATCGTCTTTCACATTATAACCAGCATCGTTAGTGTGACACGTGTCAAAGGTAACGGACAGTTTATCATTTAGCGTGACGCCGTCAATGATTGCTGCTAATTCTTCAAAACTACGGCCGATTTCTGTGCCTTTTCCTGCCATCGTTTCTAACGCAATTTGAGGAATTTGGTCTTTTGTTAAAACTTCATTTAATCCTTTAACAATTTGTTCAATCCCCGCTTGTGGCCCTGCGCCAACGTGGGCACCAGGATGTAAGGTAATTTGTTTGGCACCAAGTTCTTGAGCGCGCATAATTTCTGAACGTAAAAATTCAATGGCAAATCCAAAATTCTGAGGCTTAATTGTATTCCCTAAGTTGACGATATAAGGTGCATGAACGACAAATTCGTGCATCTCGTTTTCTACCATCATTTTTTTACCCGCGGCAATACTAGCTTGGTCCATCTCACTACGACGTGTATTTTGGGGAGCGCCAGTATAAAGCATAAACGTATTCGCTTCATAACTTAATGCTTCTTCAACTGAAGAAGCTAAGGCCTGACTAGCTTTAAAGGAAACATGAGAACCGATTAACATATCTTCACTTCTTTCATAACTATTTTTTATTATTGTAAGCAAGCTTCTAGCAAAAAGAAATCTTTACGCTCAATTTTAGCGATAAATAAAAATCAAAGCCGTCATAAGTGGTAAACTAATTAAAAAACTAAGCGAAGAACAAAAGCCCACACTTTCTTCATCACTTCCAGATAATACGGCATTCATGACATTAAAAATTGGAATGGGCGTAACTGCTAAAATGCTCAATACTAACTTCATTAAGTGATTTATTGGTGTAAAATAGACAATTACAACTAAAATAAGACCGATTGTATATCTTAAAAGAAGTGTTTTTAAAACTAATAACCAAGCATAGTGAGGCAGCTTAAACTCCAAATACAGCCCAATCATGAACATTGATAAAAAAGTATTGGCGCTAGCGATAGGTGCTACCACCGTTATCAGCATTTCAGGGATTGCAATACTGGCTGTCCGTAACAAAAGCAGCACAAGGTAACACATAAAAGGGACACTGCGCCCTAGTTTTTGCAGGAATGCTTTTAAATTAAAGACATAATTTTCCCCAGTCAACGCCTCAACTACTAAACCTGTTCCCCCTGCTAACATTATCGAGTTGCCAATATCAAAAAGTGAAATCAAGGGAATGGCTTGCGGGATAAAGCTTTGCGCAAAAGGTAAAGTAAAATTGCCAATGTTAAAACCAGATCCCATGTAAAGGCTAAAGGAAAGTTCCCTTTGGCTTTGTCGCCCTTTAAAAATGCGTAAAAAAAGCAATTGAACTAACGTAAAGAAAACTGCAATTGCGATTAATGCTGTGATGTTAAAAGAAACATTCAGTTGCGCTAAGTTCACCACAATCGCCGCCGGGAGTGTTAAATTTAAAATGATCTGTGAAAGACGGTTGCCATCGGCTTTACTAAAAATCCCGAAGCGTTTAAACAGATATCCTAAAAAATAATAAATAATAAACTAAACGCACTGATTAAAATCTCTTTCATTTCTATTTCTCCTTAAAAATTCAATTCTTTATTTGGATTTGGCACTGTTTTCCCTATTAATTATTTTAACATTTTTCTTTTTCAACTCTTTTAACAAGTCCAAAACTGCTGCAAAAAAGTATTTTACCCCCATTTCAATCCTTAAAAGTTTGGTTTTTTCTTAGTATTTCCCCACCATAATAGTAGAAATCTATCTATTTAAGAACTTTTTTGCTATAATGACACGGTAAATTTAAAACTGAGGTGAAAGTCATTGCCTAAAAAGCAAAAACATCATGATGAGCCTTTTTCTGATCGAAAAAAGGGCTGGTTTTACTTTAATATTTCATTACGGGTCTTACATTCCTTAATTTTAGTTGGAATTTCGTGTCTGATTATTGGTGGTGCATTAGCGCTAGGGATTGGTGCCGGTTATTTCGCTTACTTAGTCGAAGACACACCTGCTCCTAATAAAACCACAATGCAAAAAGAACTGGGAGATGTTTCGCAAACTTCCAAATTAACATACGCCGATAACAGTTCGATCGCTACTATCCGTTCTGATTTATTTCGAACATCAGTAAAGTCAGATCAAGTTTCTGACCTACTAAAAAAAGCTATTATTGCCACCGAAGATGAATATTTTTATGAACATAATGGCGTTGTACCAAAAGCTGTTGTCCGTGCGCTGTTATCAGAAGCAACTGGTTTTGGCGGTGGAGGTGGTTCTACTTTAACCCAACAATTGGTCAAGCAGCAGGTTTTAACTAGCGAAACCACCTTCAAGCGCAAAGCCAATGAAATTCTTTTGGCCATGGAAGTTGAGAAGTTCTTTAGTAAAGACGAAATTGTGACAATGTATTTGAATGTCTCTCCTTTTGGGCGAAATAATAAGGGTCAAAATATCGCGGGTGTTCAAGAAGCAGCAAAAGGTATTTTTGGCAAAGATGCCAAAGACGTCAACTTACCGCAAGCAGCTTTTATTGCGGGTCTACCGCAAAGTCCTATCGTTTACAGCCCCTTTGATAATACTGGCAAATTAAAAGAAAACGTCACTGCCGGCCTAGAACGAAAAGATTTTGTTCTATTTAGTATGTATCGCAACCACGACATTAGTAAAAAAGAATACGAAGCAGCGAAAAAGTATGATTTGAAAAAAGATTTCTTAAAACAACAAACGCAAAATAATGACGACCATGGTTTCTTATATTATACCGTTATGAACGAAGCTAAAAGTATCGTCGCACAAAAGTTAGCCAAAGATGACGGCGTTTCAACACAAGATTACGAAAAGAAAAAAACAAAAGAAGCTTATCTTGAAAAAGCACAAAATGAGTTAGTTAATGGTGGTTACACGGTTAAATCAACTATTGATAAAAAGATTTATGACGCCATGCAAAAAGGTGTCGCAGAATACGGCTACATGTTAGATAATTACAGTGGTGATAAAATCGAAGTCGGAAATGTCATGATGGATAATGCCACCGGCAAAATCTTAGGTTTTATTGGAAGTCGCGATTTCAGCGATAACCAAAACAATCACGCCTTTGATACTTCACGAGCTGCCGGTTCAACGATTAAACCGATTTTAGTATATGGCCCAGCCATTGACCAAGGTCTAATTGGCAGCCAAAGTCGCATCTCAGATTATCCAGCGAAATGGAAAGCTGGCGAAGATGCCGGTAAAGAAATCGTCAATGCAACCAATAAAGGATCCAAAACTTTCCAAACCGTCGAAGATGCATTAGCTGAATCAACCAACATTACAGCCTACCATGTGTATCAAGAATTACAAGAAAAAAAATCTGCGGATTTCGTCTATGACAATTATTTGGCTAAAATGAATTTCCCAGCCAACAATTCTTGGAATGTTGAATCTGCTCCGCTTGGACCAATGGATGTGACAACGGTTCAACAAACAAATGGTTTCCAAGCTTTAGCCAACGGCGGCGTCTACCAACAAGGTTACTTGATTGAATCGATTACTGACAGCCAAGGTAAAGCTATTTATCAACATGAAAACAAACCCGTTCGCGTCTTTTCTAAAGCAACAGCTTCCATCATGAACAATTTGATGCGTAATGTCTTAAGCCAAGGAATCACTACCCCGTTTAAATCGACAATTAGTAATTTGAACTGGTACCTAGGTCAAGCAGACTGGGTTGGTAAGACTGGGTCTTCTGATTATTACCGTGATTCATGGTTAATTGTCTCGACACCAAAAGTTACGATTGGTAGCTGGTCTGGGATGGATAGTCAAAAA
The DNA window shown above is from Enterococcus montenegrensis and carries:
- a CDS encoding 6-phospho-beta-glucosidase, with protein sequence MKKGVKIATIGGGSSYTPELMEGFIKRYDELPISEIWLVDIEAGKEKLEIVGAMAQRMWDASPYDVKIHLTLDRKEALKDADFVTTQFRVGLLDARVKDERIPAYYGMLGQETNGAGGMFKAFRTVPVILDIVEDMKRLCPNAWLVNFANPSGMVTEAVVRYGKWDKVIGLCNVPVMATMLEPGLIGKQTDELIYKFAGLNHFHWHKVAANNGQDVTMELIDKMYEEDNGLPKNIYDIPFERDLLEQMKMIPCAYHRYYYQEEEMLEHSLEEYRTIGTRAQQVKRTEHELFELYKDENLDHKPEQLQQRGGAYYSDAACETIASIYANKETQIVVSTKNNGAVPDLPADCVVEVTAYVGAQGARNVAFGELPTAEKGWLQVMKAMELLTIEAAVTGDYGTALQAFTLNPLVTSGKTAKRVMDELFIAHKEYLPNFKETIERLEKEGVEVQDEVVRSLDLVNV
- a CDS encoding beta-glucoside-specific PTS transporter subunit IIABC, which produces MGKYHDLAEKIVENVGGKENINSLTHCITRLRFKLKDEGKANDDILKNMDGVVTVMKSGGQYQVVIGNHVPDVYADVLEVAGISGETEEASGDGNIFNRLIDILSGCFQPFLGALAAAGMIKGLNALLVFLGTLGWFTYTAQSGTYMMLNAIGDSIFYFMPVILGYTASKKFNLNPMIGITIGAALVYPTIQGSALQALVEEGAAAPYSIFGLPAFTTFLGIPWVGANYTSSVVPVIFIIAFAAQVQKLMKRVIPSVVQTFLVPFFVLLISLPVGFLVIGPIISMLTDLLSAGFQALMTFSPALYGAILGFFWQVLVIFGLHWSVVPLAIMQVTQEGFSQVLTGSFAASFSQTAVVLAMFFKLRDKKLKALCPPAIISGIFGVTEPAIYGITLPKKTPFIFSMIGGAIGGLILMLNDVTSYTMGGLGIFGFFNFITPEGNASTVIPAVIAVLVACGVSFSLTFFFWKDETVEVEEGQAAMEVRKEIVTAPINGAIMPLSTSKDEAFAQGILGKGVLIQPESGEVVAPFDGTVMTLFPTKHAIGLVSDNGLELLIHIGIDTVQLDGKFFTPHVKQGDKVKRGQKLMSFDIKAIQAAGYSVETPVIVTNSADYLDILESDKPNVASGSDELITALA
- a CDS encoding ABC transporter ATP-binding protein; protein product: MEESAWSKSLSFKEQKQIVKRMFKFAKPFAKTFIVAIVFALALAVVNILLPRIIQTYMDDYLTTKTATQKIIYFFAALYFFGVLLKATIWFFQWFLYSMASLKTFQYIRVKLFEKLHTLGMRYFDQTPAGSIVSRVTNDTETLFEFWYVFLMVLTGIFAIISSFVAMFSINRKIALINLIFLPILVIVIWYYQKFSSKIYRQMREKLSQLNTKLNESISGMQIIQQFRQEARLKSEFETINDDYLKTRFAMIKTNSLLLAPIINLLYALAIALSLSLFGFDALDSPVEVGMIYAFTTYVQGFFNPMTQMMDFLSVFTDGIVAASRILKIMDTTEATPAQNPKANAKIGAGKIEFRHVSFSYDGKHDVLKDISFVANPGQTIALVGHTGSGKSSIINVLMRFYEFHAGEVLIDDKNIKDYPMSELREKMGLVLQDAFMFYGDIATNIRLLNTNISDAEIKAAAEFVQADKFINQLPGNYHAKVIERGASYSSGQRQLLSFARTMVTNPKILVLDEATANIDTETESLIQASLAKMRKGRTTIAIAHRLSTIKDADLILVLDKGEIVETGNHATLLAEDGLYAAMYKLQSSEV
- a CDS encoding MurR/RpiR family transcriptional regulator: MLIQEKIRQTSFSDAEQNVVAFILKRPQSLNLTIKEVAEATFVHPSTLIRIAKKLDFKGWVEFKNAFLKEQDYLTHHFQTVDANLPFTPNDGLLRIASKLAQLEQTTISDTLSLIQHDTLKMAKDLLLKARITRIFGNNANTLIAQDFAVKMNRIGKIVTTSQIQGETAYEAYNLTKNDTAILISYTGENSTILQTAKILAAQEVPFIAITSIGDNSLMEIATCTLQMTTRERLYSKIGNFTTNLSITYLLDVLYSVVFAENYQQELEHLIKIGQQIDHRKISSTIMSEKNQVPVQIHDSFTPN